A window of the Chloroflexus sp. Y-396-1 genome harbors these coding sequences:
- the cobJ gene encoding precorrin-3B C(17)-methyltransferase encodes MTRKLSDQYTLAEAATTPSSIIAISRAGVELANRLAKHISATIWVPERFVATVPGGRTYTTLREAVQMAWRQSSAIIFIAATGIAVRLIAPLLNAKTVDPAVICLDEQGQVVVPLVGGHRAGANALARRIATITAGLAAITTASDVQGMPALDLIGKEQGWRLAPDSATTHVMACLVNGDPVGVWVDPVLPAARALLAAELAPVTTVEWVEDAEVLTDPRFAAVIIVSHRRLDTLWTRIRHKALRYFLPSLVIGIGCRRGVPVDELATAVTTTLAQNDLLTECVAAIATADLKADETGITALADHFGVPLTVINTEQLQALDPQAFSPSAATRFALPGVAEPCATIAAQGPLMVPKQVFERCTVAIALNQSVAVPSSSSTGILVLVSIGPGDLAHLTEAARRALCNAEIVTGYARYIDLIRPLLRADQEVIETPAMGDEIGRAQMAIDLARAGRRVALVSSGDIGIYAMAAPVFEQLQAIGWNGRDPVVEVIPGVSAFQALAARIGAPINHDLCLISLSDLLTPWSLIERRLRAAAQADFVVALYNPRSQGRNWQLAAALTILRDHRPPTTPVVFGRQVSRDDEQITVTTLAAADPTQADMLTLVLIGNSQSFHLSGHVVTPRGYTTRPYQPATAMLATGASDYPIILTKPAHFPAVVIGGGNVGERKVRGLLAAGVPVRLISPTATTQLIAWAEEGRLVWERRTYQPGDLNGARLVFAATNDRTVNARIATAAIAAGALCNVADNPTEGDFHVPAVYRSGGITVTVSSIGSAPTRSTALRDAIASWLETIGVSTHER; translated from the coding sequence ATGACGAGGAAACTCAGTGATCAATATACCCTGGCAGAGGCAGCTACGACACCATCGTCGATCATTGCCATCAGCCGTGCCGGCGTCGAACTCGCGAACCGGTTGGCAAAACACATCTCGGCAACGATCTGGGTTCCAGAGCGATTCGTTGCGACAGTTCCTGGCGGACGCACGTACACAACACTGCGCGAAGCGGTGCAGATGGCCTGGCGTCAGAGTAGCGCGATTATCTTCATCGCCGCAACCGGGATTGCCGTGCGCTTGATCGCACCACTGCTCAACGCGAAAACAGTCGATCCGGCGGTGATCTGCCTCGATGAACAGGGCCAGGTCGTTGTACCCCTGGTTGGCGGGCATCGTGCCGGTGCGAATGCGCTAGCTCGTCGGATTGCAACCATCACTGCCGGTCTGGCCGCTATCACGACCGCAAGCGACGTTCAGGGCATGCCAGCACTCGATCTCATCGGAAAGGAACAGGGTTGGCGCCTGGCGCCGGATTCGGCCACGACCCACGTTATGGCTTGCCTGGTGAACGGCGATCCCGTTGGGGTGTGGGTCGATCCGGTGCTACCGGCGGCGCGTGCGCTGTTAGCCGCCGAGCTAGCCCCGGTGACAACGGTTGAATGGGTAGAGGATGCGGAAGTGCTGACCGATCCTCGCTTTGCCGCAGTGATTATTGTCTCGCATCGACGGCTTGATACACTCTGGACAAGAATACGCCACAAGGCGTTACGTTATTTTCTGCCGTCTCTGGTGATCGGCATCGGTTGTCGCCGTGGTGTCCCGGTTGATGAACTTGCTACCGCAGTCACAACGACCCTGGCGCAAAATGATCTACTGACCGAGTGCGTCGCCGCTATCGCAACTGCCGACTTGAAAGCCGATGAGACCGGTATCACAGCTCTAGCCGATCATTTCGGTGTTCCGCTTACGGTCATTAACACCGAGCAACTGCAAGCCCTCGATCCGCAAGCCTTTAGCCCGAGTGCTGCGACTCGCTTCGCCCTACCCGGTGTGGCTGAGCCATGTGCGACAATAGCGGCCCAGGGGCCGCTCATGGTACCCAAACAGGTCTTTGAGCGATGCACGGTTGCAATTGCCCTCAATCAATCTGTCGCAGTTCCATCATCGTCCTCAACCGGCATCCTCGTATTGGTCAGCATCGGCCCTGGTGATCTGGCTCATCTCACCGAAGCAGCCCGCCGAGCGCTATGCAATGCGGAGATTGTGACCGGCTATGCTCGCTATATTGACCTGATTCGACCTTTGCTCCGCGCCGATCAAGAGGTGATTGAAACACCGGCTATGGGCGACGAGATAGGACGGGCACAGATGGCGATTGACCTAGCGCGGGCCGGTCGGCGTGTAGCCTTGGTAAGCAGTGGTGACATAGGGATTTACGCGATGGCTGCTCCTGTGTTCGAGCAATTACAGGCCATTGGTTGGAATGGCCGCGATCCGGTCGTTGAAGTTATTCCGGGCGTCAGTGCATTTCAGGCGCTGGCTGCTCGCATCGGCGCACCGATCAATCATGACCTTTGTCTGATCAGCCTCAGCGATTTACTCACGCCGTGGTCGCTGATCGAACGGCGATTGCGTGCTGCGGCCCAGGCCGATTTCGTCGTCGCACTCTACAACCCACGTTCACAAGGGCGCAACTGGCAACTCGCCGCTGCTCTCACTATTTTGCGCGACCATCGCCCGCCAACAACACCGGTTGTCTTTGGCCGACAGGTGAGCCGTGACGATGAGCAGATTACCGTTACTACTCTAGCAGCCGCCGATCCTACCCAGGCCGATATGCTTACTTTGGTACTGATTGGAAATAGCCAGAGCTTCCACCTATCTGGGCATGTGGTCACTCCACGCGGCTACACAACGCGCCCTTATCAACCGGCCACTGCTATGCTGGCAACCGGAGCGAGCGACTACCCGATCATTCTGACCAAACCCGCTCATTTCCCGGCAGTCGTTATTGGCGGTGGCAATGTCGGTGAACGTAAGGTGCGCGGCTTACTGGCTGCCGGGGTACCGGTACGACTGATTAGCCCGACAGCGACCACCCAACTGATCGCATGGGCCGAAGAGGGTCGACTAGTCTGGGAACGTCGAACCTACCAACCAGGCGATCTCAACGGGGCAAGACTGGTGTTCGCGGCAACCAACGACCGTACTGTTAACGCACGGATTGCCACTGCTGCGATTGCCGCCGGAGCACTTTGCAATGTGGCTGATAACCCGACCGAAGGCGACTTTCATGTACCGGCTGTCTATCGCAGTGGCGGCATCACTGTGACTGTGAGCAGTATCGGTAGCGCTCCCACCCGATCTACCGCCTTACGCGATGCCATCGCCAGTTGGCTAGAAACTATTGGAGTAAGCACCCATGAGCGGTAA
- the cobA gene encoding uroporphyrinogen-III C-methyltransferase, with translation MSGKAYLVGAGPGRADLITVRGLNVLRQADVVLYDRLIAASLLDEAPAHAERIFVGKRPGHHAWRQDGINETLVRLVRNGLQVVRLKGGDPGVFAHVAEEAAALAAAGLPFEIVPGVSSALAVPLCAGIPLTWRGIASAFTVVSGHEVTDHGCSGISWSLLAATPTLVVLMALGRIEQVCAALIAAGRNPDTPAALISRGASHQQRTLRATLGTMAEHQRLAQLPPPAVLVVGDVALLADTLAWYDPAQYPAEPMLWEEI, from the coding sequence ATGAGCGGTAAAGCATACCTCGTTGGCGCCGGCCCTGGTCGGGCCGATTTGATAACAGTACGCGGTCTGAATGTATTGCGGCAGGCTGATGTCGTGCTCTACGATCGTCTCATTGCCGCATCCCTACTCGACGAAGCACCAGCGCACGCTGAACGTATCTTTGTCGGCAAGCGTCCCGGTCATCACGCCTGGCGACAGGATGGCATCAATGAGACGTTGGTTCGTCTGGTGCGTAATGGCTTGCAGGTCGTGCGTTTGAAGGGTGGTGATCCGGGCGTATTTGCCCATGTCGCCGAAGAGGCAGCAGCTCTGGCCGCTGCCGGTCTGCCGTTTGAAATTGTACCTGGCGTTTCGTCGGCGCTGGCAGTGCCACTCTGCGCCGGTATTCCCCTAACCTGGCGCGGCATCGCCTCGGCGTTCACCGTCGTCTCTGGTCACGAAGTCACCGACCACGGCTGTAGTGGAATCAGTTGGTCATTGCTTGCCGCTACCCCCACTCTGGTTGTCCTGATGGCACTCGGTCGGATCGAGCAGGTCTGCGCTGCGCTGATCGCTGCTGGCCGTAATCCTGACACGCCGGCTGCCCTGATCAGTCGTGGGGCTAGTCATCAACAGCGAACCTTACGGGCAACGTTGGGCACGATGGCTGAACATCAACGGTTAGCGCAACTTCCGCCGCCGGCAGTGCTTGTCGTGGGTGACGTGGCACTGCTGGCCGACACCCTGGCCTGGTACGACCCGGCTCAGTATCCGGCAGAGCCAATGCTCTGGGAAGAGATATGA
- a CDS encoding cobyrinate a,c-diamide synthase yields the protein MNTLSEKTILLPRLLFAAPMSGSGKTTLTAGVIAALRRRGLQVAPFKCGPDYIDPGYHALAAGRPCHNLDSWLVDPEQMTGILTRRSIGADLALIEGVMGLFDGYGATDDTGSSAHIARLTATPVIIVLDARAMARTAAALIAGLRDFDRRLQIGGVILNRVGSSRHAALIRNTIEQTIGVPVLGFLERAPELTLPERHLGLVPVAEPGRWQEWLTNVADRVAATIDLDHLLDIARTAPPLAVTPLPTVSSPDTNTKPVIAVARDEAFNFIYPDNLDLLQAAGAELAFFSPLRDVALPERTAAIYLCGGFPEMYAAQLSANATLRQAIRIAAEAGMPIYAECGGLMYLTETLIDQHGQAFSMVGVLPGQSRMTQRLTLGYRTITPQADTWLWRTGETLRGHEFHYSVWAERPPTLPSLYTCLPDELRPYTATEGVMIKNTLASYIHLHFLSFPHAAERFVAAALRNASSSR from the coding sequence ATGAACACCTTGAGCGAAAAGACAATCCTGCTCCCCAGACTGCTATTCGCCGCACCGATGAGCGGCAGCGGAAAGACGACACTGACCGCTGGTGTGATCGCTGCTCTCAGACGGCGTGGTTTGCAGGTTGCGCCATTCAAATGCGGCCCCGATTACATCGACCCCGGTTACCATGCGTTGGCTGCTGGACGGCCATGCCACAACCTCGATTCCTGGCTTGTTGACCCCGAACAGATGACCGGTATCCTGACGCGACGTAGTATTGGGGCCGATCTGGCTCTCATCGAAGGCGTTATGGGCCTCTTCGATGGCTACGGCGCTACAGATGATACCGGTAGTAGTGCGCACATTGCTCGTCTGACCGCGACACCGGTGATTATCGTGCTCGATGCCAGAGCAATGGCGCGTACTGCTGCCGCACTCATCGCTGGCTTACGAGACTTTGATCGTCGATTGCAGATCGGTGGTGTCATCCTGAATCGGGTTGGTAGTTCACGTCATGCAGCACTCATCCGTAATACAATTGAACAGACGATTGGCGTGCCGGTGCTAGGCTTTCTCGAACGTGCCCCAGAACTGACGCTGCCCGAACGTCACCTTGGTCTGGTACCGGTCGCCGAGCCGGGGCGCTGGCAGGAATGGCTAACGAACGTTGCCGACCGGGTTGCTGCTACCATTGATCTCGACCATCTGCTAGACATCGCCCGTACTGCACCACCTCTTGCTGTAACACCGCTCCCAACCGTTTCATCACCTGACACGAACACCAAACCGGTCATCGCAGTTGCTCGTGATGAAGCCTTTAACTTCATCTACCCCGACAACCTCGATCTCTTACAGGCTGCTGGCGCCGAATTAGCCTTCTTCAGCCCGTTACGCGACGTTGCTCTCCCGGAACGTACCGCTGCCATCTATCTGTGTGGAGGGTTTCCTGAAATGTATGCCGCCCAACTGAGCGCTAATGCCACACTGCGCCAGGCGATTCGCATCGCTGCCGAAGCCGGAATGCCGATATACGCCGAGTGTGGCGGGTTGATGTACCTGACCGAAACCCTCATTGATCAGCACGGTCAGGCTTTCTCGATGGTCGGTGTGCTGCCCGGTCAATCACGCATGACCCAGCGTCTGACTCTAGGGTATCGCACCATAACGCCCCAAGCTGACACATGGCTCTGGCGTACCGGTGAGACTCTGCGCGGTCACGAGTTTCACTACTCGGTGTGGGCAGAGCGACCACCAACACTACCGTCGCTCTACACCTGTTTGCCCGACGAACTACGGCCTTACACTGCAACCGAAGGTGTGATGATCAAGAATACCCTGGCTTCGTACATTCACCTCCACTTTCTCTCTTTTCCACACGCCGCCGAACGATTCGTTGCCGCAGCGCTGAGAAATGCCAGTAGTAGTAGATAG
- the cobU gene encoding bifunctional adenosylcobinamide kinase/adenosylcobinamide-phosphate guanylyltransferase produces MRNIVLFTGGARSGKSRCAERYAARLSERIVYIATATPDDDEMRERITNHRARRPATWHTIEAPIAVANALNDLTAGTVVLLDCLSLLVSNLLLANESAPEPAIHHEITSLLSTASSRNLTLIAVTNEVGMGIVPAYPLGRRYRDLLGWVNQQVAAVAREVYLVTCGIAVELRTLEAAWNRTVQ; encoded by the coding sequence ATGAGGAACATCGTCCTCTTCACCGGTGGCGCTCGCAGCGGTAAAAGTCGCTGTGCCGAACGCTACGCAGCCCGCCTTAGTGAACGGATTGTCTACATAGCAACTGCAACGCCCGATGACGATGAAATGCGCGAGCGCATCACCAATCACCGTGCTCGACGGCCGGCTACCTGGCATACCATTGAAGCACCGATTGCTGTTGCCAACGCTCTCAACGATCTAACGGCCGGTACTGTTGTGCTGCTCGACTGTCTTTCACTGTTGGTCAGTAATCTCTTACTGGCAAATGAATCAGCGCCAGAACCGGCAATTCATCACGAAATCACATCGTTGCTGTCAACTGCGAGCAGTCGCAACCTCACATTGATTGCCGTTACCAATGAGGTGGGAATGGGTATCGTACCGGCCTACCCACTCGGCAGACGGTATCGCGATCTGTTGGGATGGGTCAATCAACAGGTGGCGGCAGTGGCACGTGAAGTCTATCTGGTGACCTGCGGTATCGCGGTAGAATTGCGTACCCTGGAGGCAGCATGGAATCGTACAGTCCAGTAG
- a CDS encoding histidinol-phosphate transaminase, whose protein sequence is MESYSPVVHGALDETELARLGLSASQLIDFSSNINPFGPPDSVLQALRSLNPAPYPDRSCLRLRTQLAALHHCATNAILVGNGANELIHLVARAFGEAGASVLVVGPTYGEYAHASRLAGMQVVELRSSIATGFHPDLPDLFTTVERLRPRLCWLCVPNNPTGIDLSPDTIGELARACVAVGGRLILDRAYLTLKRNATTHDPLDHISVPHLIRIYSLTKSYAVAGLRIGYLIADPKTVAAIAHFQPAWSVNSAAQAAALAMLADTTFLPTTLPQLWAASDELVHNLRQLGLTVWRADLPFMLVNCTNAGMVRHQLLKRGYVVRDCTSFGLLEWVRVAPRRPVDNARLLAAWREILSK, encoded by the coding sequence ATGGAATCGTACAGTCCAGTAGTGCACGGTGCACTCGATGAAACTGAACTAGCCCGCTTGGGATTGAGCGCCAGTCAATTGATCGACTTCAGCAGCAATATTAACCCGTTTGGTCCACCCGACTCGGTCTTGCAGGCGCTACGGAGCCTTAATCCCGCACCATATCCTGACCGAAGTTGTCTCCGTTTGCGGACACAATTGGCCGCGCTTCACCATTGTGCCACAAACGCCATCCTGGTCGGAAATGGTGCCAACGAGCTGATCCATCTCGTTGCCCGCGCCTTTGGCGAAGCCGGCGCCTCTGTGCTCGTTGTCGGGCCGACGTATGGCGAGTATGCGCATGCGTCACGACTGGCCGGTATGCAAGTTGTCGAGCTACGGAGCTCGATTGCGACAGGTTTTCATCCCGATCTTCCCGACCTCTTCACCACCGTCGAACGGCTCCGTCCCCGCCTATGCTGGCTTTGCGTCCCCAATAATCCCACCGGCATTGATCTCTCACCTGATACGATTGGCGAACTGGCGCGGGCCTGTGTGGCTGTCGGGGGGCGTCTCATCCTTGATCGGGCGTATCTGACTCTCAAACGCAACGCCACTACTCACGATCCGCTTGACCATATCAGCGTACCGCACCTGATCCGCATCTACTCGCTTACCAAGAGCTATGCCGTTGCCGGTCTCCGCATCGGTTATCTGATCGCCGACCCCAAAACGGTAGCCGCTATCGCGCACTTCCAACCGGCGTGGAGTGTTAACAGCGCAGCGCAGGCGGCAGCGCTGGCGATGCTCGCTGACACCACATTCCTGCCCACGACATTACCACAGCTCTGGGCAGCCAGCGATGAGCTTGTCCACAACCTGCGTCAGCTCGGTCTGACCGTCTGGCGGGCAGACCTACCCTTTATGCTCGTTAACTGTACCAATGCAGGGATGGTTCGTCACCAACTGCTCAAGCGTGGGTATGTGGTACGAGACTGCACATCATTTGGTTTGCTGGAATGGGTACGAGTTGCACCTCGCCGGCCAGTAGACAATGCACGGCTCCTGGCGGCCTGGCGCGAGATACTGTCTAAATAG
- a CDS encoding cobyric acid synthase, with protein MPAPVLMVVGTASSVGKSTLVTALCRLAYRRGLRVAPFKAQNMSNNAAVTVDGKEIARSTAVQAAAAGIEPTVAMNPILIKPEGQRRSQIIVEGRPWHTLTASDFWQRKAQLWSVVTRNLDHLRATYDLVIAEGAGSPVELNLKAGDIVNMRVAHYAHARTVLVGDIDRGGIFAQLLGTLMLLEPTERSLITGLIVNRFRGDPALFADGITILQERSGLPVLGVVPWLEDIGLPEEDAVALEHMQDRPSQGLTIAVIRLPGIANFDDFDPLAREAGVAVRYIEHPAELSGAAAVILPGTKHTLAARRWLRERGFDSALHQFSGAIVGICGGYQLLGQRISDPLAVEGEGGEEEGLGLLPIETTFSAQKQTTRTIAYPNVTWAGCTPVSGYEIHMGQSHRLRTVQPLLQIVQRGADPTTAEDGCLSPDGRIWGCYLHGIFANDDFRRGWLRQLGWQPAPINNPTVDPFDRLADHVAAALGPTVIEKLLSGESKND; from the coding sequence ATGCCAGCTCCTGTCTTGATGGTTGTCGGTACTGCTTCGTCTGTTGGCAAAAGTACCCTGGTGACCGCACTCTGCCGGTTGGCCTACCGCCGTGGCTTGCGCGTTGCGCCCTTCAAAGCCCAAAACATGAGCAATAATGCCGCTGTTACTGTGGACGGCAAAGAAATTGCCCGTAGTACGGCAGTACAGGCTGCTGCCGCTGGAATAGAACCCACTGTAGCCATGAATCCCATTCTCATCAAACCAGAGGGCCAGCGCCGCAGCCAGATTATTGTCGAAGGTCGGCCCTGGCATACGCTTACCGCCAGCGATTTCTGGCAACGCAAAGCCCAACTCTGGTCGGTGGTTACGCGCAACCTCGACCATCTACGCGCTACCTACGATCTGGTTATTGCCGAAGGCGCCGGTAGTCCGGTCGAACTCAATCTTAAAGCGGGCGATATTGTCAATATGCGCGTAGCCCACTACGCGCATGCTCGGACCGTACTTGTCGGCGATATTGATCGCGGTGGCATTTTTGCCCAACTGTTGGGAACCTTAATGCTGCTCGAACCCACCGAACGCTCACTCATTACCGGCCTGATCGTCAATCGCTTTCGCGGCGATCCGGCATTGTTCGCCGATGGCATAACTATCTTGCAAGAACGCAGTGGCTTGCCGGTGTTGGGAGTTGTGCCGTGGCTAGAAGACATCGGCTTACCCGAAGAGGATGCTGTTGCTCTTGAGCACATGCAAGACAGACCGTCTCAAGGCTTGACTATTGCGGTCATTCGCTTGCCGGGCATTGCCAACTTCGACGACTTTGATCCGCTTGCTCGTGAGGCTGGCGTGGCAGTGCGTTACATTGAGCATCCTGCGGAACTGAGCGGCGCGGCGGCTGTGATTCTCCCCGGCACAAAGCACACGCTGGCGGCTCGCCGTTGGCTACGTGAACGTGGTTTTGATTCTGCACTACACCAGTTTTCGGGCGCGATTGTCGGTATTTGTGGTGGTTATCAACTGTTGGGTCAACGCATCAGCGATCCGTTGGCCGTCGAAGGTGAAGGTGGCGAAGAGGAGGGGCTAGGCTTGCTGCCTATCGAAACGACGTTCAGCGCCCAAAAACAAACCACTCGCACCATTGCGTACCCAAACGTCACATGGGCCGGTTGCACCCCCGTCAGCGGCTACGAAATTCATATGGGTCAAAGCCATCGCTTGAGAACAGTCCAACCTCTGCTACAGATTGTGCAGCGCGGTGCCGATCCAACCACTGCCGAGGATGGCTGTCTGAGTCCTGACGGACGGATATGGGGTTGCTATCTGCACGGCATCTTTGCCAATGACGATTTTCGTCGCGGATGGTTACGTCAGTTGGGCTGGCAACCGGCACCGATCAATAACCCAACCGTTGATCCTTTTGACCGATTAGCCGATCATGTTGCCGCAGCACTTGGCCCAACAGTGATTGAAAAACTGTTAAGCGGTGAGAGTAAAAACGACTAA
- a CDS encoding PHP domain-containing protein — protein MTASFSAADLHIHTTASDGTASPEAVLSYVATHTDLRIIAITDHNTLAGALEARRLAPHYGIEVIVGCEISTQIGHVLALFIEHPIPAGLSLTETVAHVREQNGMVFAAHPFGALVPSVGRQHLLGPERNDIDWRILDGIEVFNASLWNPLNNRRALQKAQEYGLTQLGGSDAHHLATIGSGRTLFAGHTVDHLREALQRGKTIVVGQSWGWRGIAGAVSARMQRWSKWQTVLAR, from the coding sequence GTGACAGCTTCATTCAGCGCAGCCGACCTACACATTCATACTACAGCTAGTGACGGCACCGCCTCTCCTGAGGCGGTGTTGTCGTATGTTGCAACACATACCGATCTGCGCATTATTGCGATCACCGATCACAATACTCTGGCAGGAGCATTAGAGGCACGCCGCCTGGCACCGCACTACGGTATCGAGGTGATCGTCGGTTGTGAAATCTCGACCCAGATCGGGCACGTGCTGGCGTTGTTTATCGAACACCCCATCCCGGCAGGCCTCAGCCTTACCGAAACAGTCGCTCATGTGCGTGAGCAAAATGGTATGGTGTTTGCTGCCCATCCATTCGGTGCACTGGTACCATCGGTTGGACGTCAACACTTGCTAGGGCCTGAACGTAACGACATAGACTGGCGCATCCTCGACGGGATTGAGGTCTTTAATGCCAGTCTCTGGAATCCGCTCAATAATCGTCGTGCCCTCCAGAAAGCTCAGGAGTATGGTCTGACCCAGCTTGGCGGCAGCGATGCGCATCATCTTGCCACGATTGGATCAGGCCGTACCCTGTTTGCCGGTCATACCGTTGACCATTTACGGGAGGCATTACAGCGCGGCAAAACGATAGTGGTTGGTCAGTCTTGGGGCTGGCGCGGCATTGCCGGTGCAGTAAGTGCTCGCATGCAGCGGTGGAGCAAGTGGCAGACTGTGCTGGCGCGATAA
- the rocF gene encoding arginase, whose translation MTTKPQIAVLGVPIDLGAGRRGVDMGPSAIRYAGLSRRLGELGYRVVDCGNLATPMVETSPPPPPNARLRYLEPIAKMCEHLAQQVADIVQQGMFPLMLGGDHSLTIGSASGSARHRRLGLIWIDAHADFNDEHTTPSGNIHGMPLAVLTGRGHPSLTTLAGRVPAFDPTRVVLIGVRDLDPLEREALRASSVTVFTMHEIDRCGMATVVEKALTIATTDTAGFHLSFDLDVVDPREAPGVGTPVNSGISAREAHLAMELIAESGALRSLDVVEVNPILDERNATAQLAVDLVLSALGKRIL comes from the coding sequence ATGACGACCAAACCACAGATTGCGGTCCTTGGGGTACCGATTGATCTAGGGGCAGGACGACGCGGCGTCGATATGGGACCGAGTGCGATCCGCTACGCCGGTCTGAGCCGTCGTCTTGGTGAATTAGGCTACCGGGTGGTCGATTGTGGTAATCTGGCGACACCGATGGTTGAAACCTCACCACCGCCACCCCCCAATGCACGGTTACGCTACCTTGAACCGATTGCTAAGATGTGTGAACACCTGGCGCAGCAGGTGGCCGACATCGTTCAACAGGGGATGTTCCCTTTGATGTTAGGCGGCGATCACAGTCTGACAATAGGTTCGGCAAGTGGCAGTGCGCGTCATCGTCGCCTTGGCCTGATCTGGATCGATGCCCATGCTGATTTTAATGACGAACATACTACGCCGAGTGGTAATATTCACGGGATGCCGCTGGCAGTATTGACTGGGCGCGGTCATCCGTCGCTGACCACGCTGGCCGGTCGGGTACCGGCTTTCGATCCGACACGAGTAGTGTTGATAGGGGTACGCGATCTCGATCCGCTCGAACGAGAAGCACTGCGCGCTTCGTCAGTAACTGTCTTTACTATGCACGAGATCGACCGCTGTGGGATGGCGACTGTCGTGGAAAAGGCCCTGACTATCGCGACCACTGACACTGCAGGATTTCACCTGAGTTTTGATCTCGATGTCGTTGATCCACGCGAAGCGCCGGGTGTCGGTACCCCGGTGAATAGCGGCATTTCGGCGCGTGAGGCACATCTAGCGATGGAGTTGATAGCCGAGAGTGGTGCACTGCGCAGTCTTGATGTTGTGGAAGTAAATCCAATTCTTGATGAACGTAATGCAACAGCACAATTGGCGGTTGATCTGGTGTTGTCGGCTCTGGGCAAGCGAATTTTGTAA
- a CDS encoding ArsA family ATPase, which yields MRLILYLGKGGVGKTTTSAATAVRAAELGYRTLVVSTDVAHSLADALDTPLGSLPTQIGERLWGQEINVLDEVRQHWGELRVYLSNLLRRRGVDEVAAEELAIIPGMEEVVSLLHIRRQAREGNFDVVIVDAAPTGETVRLLTMPETFLWYAARVMDWEPTTLKVARPLVKQLVPATDVFSKLERLTKGVEALRATLTDPQISSYRLVVNPERMVIKEAQRASTYLALFGYPVDGVVLNRVLPVDRVEGAFMQELARIQQGYRQMVYDLFRPLPIWESPYYARDLAGIKDLSIVGQQLFGDDDPVKVHFIGKTQEIVKQGDEYVLRLPLPHVEIGKVSMTKRGDELFIEIGNFRRDMLLPTTLAERPARRAYFRNGVLEVFFGPPETLSLQTDASDEKEESTSL from the coding sequence ATGCGGCTGATCCTCTATCTCGGCAAAGGCGGCGTCGGCAAAACTACTACCTCGGCAGCAACAGCAGTACGGGCAGCCGAATTAGGCTATCGCACCCTGGTTGTCAGTACCGATGTAGCGCATAGTCTGGCCGATGCACTTGACACTCCATTAGGTTCATTACCTACGCAGATTGGCGAACGTTTGTGGGGGCAGGAGATCAATGTGCTCGATGAGGTACGCCAGCATTGGGGTGAACTACGGGTGTACCTGAGTAACCTGCTCCGCCGCCGAGGGGTTGATGAAGTGGCAGCCGAAGAGCTCGCTATTATCCCCGGCATGGAAGAAGTGGTAAGTCTGCTCCACATTCGACGACAGGCGCGTGAAGGCAATTTCGATGTTGTGATTGTTGATGCTGCCCCCACCGGTGAAACGGTGCGTTTGCTAACAATGCCCGAAACTTTTCTGTGGTACGCAGCGCGTGTGATGGATTGGGAACCGACCACACTTAAAGTGGCGCGACCGTTGGTCAAGCAATTGGTACCGGCAACCGATGTGTTTTCTAAACTCGAACGACTGACCAAGGGTGTAGAAGCGCTGCGAGCAACATTGACCGATCCCCAAATCAGTTCTTACCGGCTGGTGGTCAATCCTGAACGGATGGTGATCAAAGAGGCGCAACGGGCTTCAACCTATCTGGCCTTATTTGGCTATCCAGTTGATGGGGTCGTGCTCAATCGGGTGTTACCGGTCGATAGGGTGGAAGGGGCTTTTATGCAGGAATTAGCCCGCATTCAGCAGGGTTATCGTCAGATGGTCTACGATCTCTTCCGGCCCTTGCCGATCTGGGAAAGCCCCTACTATGCCCGTGATCTCGCCGGCATAAAAGATTTGTCGATAGTTGGTCAGCAATTGTTCGGTGATGATGATCCGGTCAAAGTTCATTTTATCGGGAAGACGCAAGAGATTGTGAAGCAAGGCGATGAGTATGTGTTACGCCTGCCATTACCGCACGTCGAGATTGGAAAGGTTTCGATGACCAAGCGCGGTGATGAGTTGTTTATTGAAATCGGTAACTTCCGCCGTGATATGTTGCTGCCAACAACCCTGGCCGAGCGTCCGGCACGGCGTGCGTACTTCCGCAACGGTGTCCTTGAAGTCTTCTTTGGCCCGCCAGAAACACTGTCGTTACAGACCGATGCGTCTGATGAGAAAGAGGAATCGACTTCTTTATGA